One genomic segment of Osmia bicornis bicornis chromosome 16, iOsmBic2.1, whole genome shotgun sequence includes these proteins:
- the LOC114878001 gene encoding uncharacterized protein LOC114878001, whose protein sequence is METLSTVKRLRTTQNISIPTIQCKREFDLPHKFPSKISGKSNIVQKGQNAVNTTTKAITQKNLNNLRGKELLSVNNITKLRIKSQDGKDLGEVKVRFLSQENVLSSKTITFNKASLSYKIHKPVKLSIVPPSNTGSLRGSQNDVETSKAVAKSIPSNKVSAGSDRRSEVKEKCNKAQTQYVLTKISKINQQNNDKMVLLKENHKKLLDKVQTLSKNNPKYVTIQKNKILFPSKKKNDDLSIKNQSNSHSEENTKNQSKTNVLKTQNGLDSEKLAESKILVVKCERLSVPRSKSIGNDITRLSVNTNNNQSDINSGIRNSTVEDNIKLRRNSYSIKPIDNKECHVSTQTNLINSTDKVLNETPQNEEKNSTVIMQKESTIQKQEDIVTLVPANNKHISSENQVVPNNTNNQSNSCQNETMHNNTNSMHHEDSISETSKAKEAVSVDVRKEEKLSQHWDIIKEALTSVKDEELRTKALQALADCGIGTPKQIPIKPPENLKTVHDSPIQTDVFGLLDFENFILVKEDTPILERIKQTERSTLKSSTLDAVTQTRPNIKVNRHIDNIDLFPTLSSISMQDTLDLDNYFVEHFGTNANVNEVKQVLSTPHSLYKKVGAKLKSDFEGLQKWDENGMVNIHRAVINDQLHELQRLLLVLQASKMSIDIPTDDGETCLELAIKWNASEDIVKLLLKNGANPVSSELLHDSAILLASKCSSPLLPDLVKCVTDSKLLNQVDSLGFAALHYCAFNGNLEGVTALIEAGANVNLKDSRSGRTPFFHALENNYVWIAQKLLVNGAIANLPNFSGQTVLSLIDDTKSLSIKAALKHIMG, encoded by the exons ATGGAGACTTTATCTACGGTTAAAAGACTAAGAACTACACAGAATATTAGTATACCAACGATACAATGTAAAAGGGAATTTGATTTACCGCATAAATTTCCAAGCAAAATCTCAGGGAAGAGTAATATTGTACAAAAAGGCCAAAATGCAGTAAATACTACTACCAAAGCAATAACCCAGAAGAACCTTAATAATTTAAGAGGTAAAGAACTATTGTCCgttaataatataacaaaattaagaataaaatcCCAAGATGGTAAAGATCTTGGTGAAGTTAAAGTACGCTTTCTCTCTCAGGAGAATGTGTTAAGCTCTAAAACAATTACCTTTAATAAAGCTAGTTTGAGTTATAAGATACATAAGCCTGTGAAACTTTCCATTGTCCCACCGAGTAATACTGGCTCGTTGAGGGGTTCGCAAAATGATGTTGAAACGTCAAAAGCAGTCGCAAAATCAATTCCTTCTAACAAAGTATCAGCTGGTTCTGATCGACGATCCgaagtgaaagaaaaatgtaataaagcCCAGACTCAGTAtgttttaacaaaaataagtaaaataaatcaacAGAACAATGATAAAATGGTATTGTTAAAGGAAAATCATAAGAAATTGTTGGACAAAGTTCAAACTCTAAGTAAGAATAATCCAAAATACGTAACAATAcagaaaaacaaaatattatttccaagtaaaaagaaaaatgatgatCTTTCAATAAAAAACCAAAGTAATTCTCATAGTgaagaaaatacaaaaaatcaaagtaaaacgaatgtattaaagactcagaatggtttagattctGAGAAATTAGCGGAATCAAAAATTCTTGTAGTAAAATGTGAAAGATTATCAGTACCAAGAAGTAAATCTATCGGTAATGATATTACTAGGCTTTCTGTGAACACAAATAATAATCAATCAGATATTAATTCAGGTATCAGAAATAGTACAGTAGAggataatattaaattacgtAGAAATTCCTATAGTATAAAGCCTATTGATAACAAAGAGTGCCATGTAAGTACTCAGACAAATCTGATAAACTCAACAGACAAAGTGCTAAATGAAACTCCTCAAAATGAGGAGAAAAATAGTACTGTAATTATGCAGAAAGAGAGTACGATTCAGAAACAGGAGGATATTGTTACTTTGGTACCtgcaaataataaacatataAGTAGTGAAAATCAAGTCGTACCTAATAATACGAATAATCAATCAAATTCTTGCCAAAATGAGACAATGCATAATAACACTAACAGCATGCATCACGAAGATTCAATTTCTGAAACAAGTAAAGCTAAAGAGGCAGTCTCTGTTGATGTCCGTAAGGAAGAGAAATTATCACAACATTGGGACATAATTAAAGAAGCATTGACAAGTGTGAAGGACGAAGAACTTAGAACGAAAGCTTTACAAGCTCTTGCAGATTGTGGGATAGGTACACCGAAACAAATTCCTATTAAACCACCAGAGAATTTAAAGACAGTCCATGATTCACCAATTCAGACTGATGTGTTTGGACttttagattttgaaaatttcatactAGTCAAGGAGGATACACCAATTCTGGAAAGAATAAAACAAACAGAAAGATCAACTCTTAAGTCGTCTACTTTAGATGCTGTAACACAAACACGACCCAACATCAAAGTGAATAGACACATAGATAATATAGATTTATTCCCAACTCTGAGTTCAATATCGATGCAAGATACTCTTGATTTAGATAATTATTTCGTAGAACATTTTGGGACAAATGCGAATGTAAATGAAGTGAAACAGGTATTGTCAACACCTCATTCGTTGTAcaagaaagttggtgcaaaGTTGAAAAGTGATTTTGAAGGATTGCAAAAATGGGATGAAAATGGTATGGTTAATATACATAGAGCAGTGATAAATGACCAGCTGCACGAATTACAGAGACTGCTATTGGTACTACAAGCTTCTAAAATGAGTATTGATATACCCACAGATGATGGAGAG ACATGTTTAGAGTTGGCTATCAAATGGAACGCATCTGAAGATATAGTgaaattgttactgaaaaaTGGAGCGAACCCAGTTTCTTCAGAACTTTTGCATGATTCTGCGATACTCTTGGCTAGCAAATGTTCATCTCCATTATTACCAGACCTGGTTAAATGCGTGACAGACTCTAAACTACTGAACCAGGTGGATTCATTAg GATTTGCTGCTTTGCATTACTGTGCCTTCAATGGTAACTTGGAAGGCGTTACCGCCTTAATAGAAGCTGGTGCAAACGTAAATTTGAAGGACAGTCGTTCTGGGAGAACTCCATTCTTTCATGCGCTCGAAAATAATTATGTATGGATCGCGCAAAAGTTATTGGTGAACGGTGCGATTGCGAATCTCCCAAATTTTTCTGGCCAGACTGTTCTATCCTTAATAGACGATACTAAAAGCCTTTCTATAAAGGCTGCCTTAAAGCATATAATGGGTTag
- the LOC114877985 gene encoding DNA-binding protein Ets97D isoform X2 — MEPEAILSQEDDIMAQLQQESSDLEVEPSFALEGAVNGDDCNEGVLMQHMDIREPLSTLRNLLEQRLGVELTDYSFWLQDAQMLESHKNLVDQCVQGEGLVQVNVQIKANQRRINIVDVLKPAEDYIELAENSTSVPINEDSKRNIIRWMVDPQYKKEQERLKIPADPKEWTQTHVKHWLQWAVRQFNLASVKLADWNITGQQLCNLTLEEFQAKVPLDPGEVFWTHLELLRKCKFVAVVQKDPPASPTENNVEKSIKVRNQKTPKSRPVVNQQARVVSVPFENIESTPITIATSSRSVNSGQIQLWQFLLELLTDREHRGAIQWVGTEGEFKLNQPEAVAQLWGARKNKPSMNYEKLSRALRYYYDGDMISKVHGKRFVYKFVCDLKQVLGYSAAELSRLVEEGRRYF, encoded by the exons ATGGAGCCAGAGGCCATATTATCGCAAGAAGACGACATAATGGCTCAACTGCAACAAGAAAGTTCCGATTTGGAAGTAGAACCAAGCTTTGCTTTAGAGGGCGCAGTAAATGGAGACGACTGCAACGAAGGTGTACTAATGCAGCATATGGACATAAGAGAACCTCTGTCCACTTTAAGAAATTTATTAGAACAAAGATTAGGAGTTGAATTAACAGACTACTCATTTTGGCTGCAAGATGCTCAAATG cTAGAGAGTCACAAAAACTTGGTGGACCAATGCGTTCAAGGAGAAGGACTAGTTCAAGTAAATGTTCAAATAAAAGCTAATCAAAGACGTATTAATATAGTAGATGTCTTGAAACCTGCCGAAGATTACATAGAATTAGCAGAGAACAGCA CATCCGTTCCAATTAATGAAGACAGCAAACGAAACATAATTAGATGGATGGTTGATCCACAGTACAAGAAAGAACAG GAACGGTTAAAAATTCCAGCCGATCCGAAAGAATGGACACAGACGCACGTGAAGCATTGGCTTCAGTGGGCAGTGAGACAGTTCAATTTAGCATCGGTGAAATTAGCTGATTGGAACATAACTGGTCAACAGTTATGCAATCTTACGCTTGAGGAGTTCCAGGCGAAAGTGCCACTTGATCCAGGGGAAGTGTTTTGGACTCATTTAGAGCTACTTCGAAAGTGTAAATTTGTTG CCGTTGTACAAAAGGACCCTCCAGCATCACCTACAGAAAATAACGTTGAGAAGTCAATCAAAGTTCGAAACCAGAAGACTCCAAAATCCCGACCGGTGGTGAATCAACAGGCTCGAGTGGTCAGTGTTCCTTTTGAGAACATCGAATCCACGCCAATTACGATAGCAACCTCTAGCCGTTCGGTCAACAGTGGTCAGATACAATTATGGCAATTTTTGTTGGAGCTATTAACCGACCGGGAGCACAGAGGTGCTATACAATGGGTGGGGACCGAAGGAGAGTTCAAGTTGAATCAACCAGAAGCGGTGGCACAACTTTGGGGTGCGCGTAAAAACAAACCGTCgatgaattatgaaaaattgagCCGCGCCTTACGCTATTATTACGACGGAGATATGATTTCTAAGGTTCACGGGAAACGATTTGTGTACAAATTTGTATGCGACTTGAAGCAAGTTCTCGGTTACTCGGCCGCTGAGCTTAGTCGGTTAGTGGAAGAAGGTAGAAGATATTTCTGA
- the LOC114877985 gene encoding DNA-binding protein Ets97D isoform X1 — protein MDLGNGRKNCEKSFDTDDDSDYAIIKRIKMEPEAILSQEDDIMAQLQQESSDLEVEPSFALEGAVNGDDCNEGVLMQHMDIREPLSTLRNLLEQRLGVELTDYSFWLQDAQMLESHKNLVDQCVQGEGLVQVNVQIKANQRRINIVDVLKPAEDYIELAENSTSVPINEDSKRNIIRWMVDPQYKKEQERLKIPADPKEWTQTHVKHWLQWAVRQFNLASVKLADWNITGQQLCNLTLEEFQAKVPLDPGEVFWTHLELLRKCKFVAVVQKDPPASPTENNVEKSIKVRNQKTPKSRPVVNQQARVVSVPFENIESTPITIATSSRSVNSGQIQLWQFLLELLTDREHRGAIQWVGTEGEFKLNQPEAVAQLWGARKNKPSMNYEKLSRALRYYYDGDMISKVHGKRFVYKFVCDLKQVLGYSAAELSRLVEEGRRYF, from the exons ATGGATCTTGGAAACGGACGGAAAAATTGCGAGAAGAG TTTTGACACGGATGATGATTCTGATTATGCAATCATAAAACGCATTAAAATGGAGCCAGAGGCCATATTATCGCAAGAAGACGACATAATGGCTCAACTGCAACAAGAAAGTTCCGATTTGGAAGTAGAACCAAGCTTTGCTTTAGAGGGCGCAGTAAATGGAGACGACTGCAACGAAGGTGTACTAATGCAGCATATGGACATAAGAGAACCTCTGTCCACTTTAAGAAATTTATTAGAACAAAGATTAGGAGTTGAATTAACAGACTACTCATTTTGGCTGCAAGATGCTCAAATG cTAGAGAGTCACAAAAACTTGGTGGACCAATGCGTTCAAGGAGAAGGACTAGTTCAAGTAAATGTTCAAATAAAAGCTAATCAAAGACGTATTAATATAGTAGATGTCTTGAAACCTGCCGAAGATTACATAGAATTAGCAGAGAACAGCA CATCCGTTCCAATTAATGAAGACAGCAAACGAAACATAATTAGATGGATGGTTGATCCACAGTACAAGAAAGAACAG GAACGGTTAAAAATTCCAGCCGATCCGAAAGAATGGACACAGACGCACGTGAAGCATTGGCTTCAGTGGGCAGTGAGACAGTTCAATTTAGCATCGGTGAAATTAGCTGATTGGAACATAACTGGTCAACAGTTATGCAATCTTACGCTTGAGGAGTTCCAGGCGAAAGTGCCACTTGATCCAGGGGAAGTGTTTTGGACTCATTTAGAGCTACTTCGAAAGTGTAAATTTGTTG CCGTTGTACAAAAGGACCCTCCAGCATCACCTACAGAAAATAACGTTGAGAAGTCAATCAAAGTTCGAAACCAGAAGACTCCAAAATCCCGACCGGTGGTGAATCAACAGGCTCGAGTGGTCAGTGTTCCTTTTGAGAACATCGAATCCACGCCAATTACGATAGCAACCTCTAGCCGTTCGGTCAACAGTGGTCAGATACAATTATGGCAATTTTTGTTGGAGCTATTAACCGACCGGGAGCACAGAGGTGCTATACAATGGGTGGGGACCGAAGGAGAGTTCAAGTTGAATCAACCAGAAGCGGTGGCACAACTTTGGGGTGCGCGTAAAAACAAACCGTCgatgaattatgaaaaattgagCCGCGCCTTACGCTATTATTACGACGGAGATATGATTTCTAAGGTTCACGGGAAACGATTTGTGTACAAATTTGTATGCGACTTGAAGCAAGTTCTCGGTTACTCGGCCGCTGAGCTTAGTCGGTTAGTGGAAGAAGGTAGAAGATATTTCTGA
- the LOC114877983 gene encoding THAP domain-containing protein 2-like isoform X1 translates to MSFCVVHGCKNRHSKKNIQQIELENSSEQKISFHLFPKCILRRSKWLKAIQLEKYIPTKTAAVCSAHFKEADYELNHPQRKLKKDAIPYLRKAEIRLDVPIDHQNTTSVEENINNEAEKNEVQIQEMDVKKEDVIIEEMDVTKEDDTCSYNHRMIHRSTSISPDRIMNSPTKSRIRKLYKNEITALKRKLSVSRYEQKKMQKKLVSLKNVLKDLQKRNLLRTEESDILQYLDAGTRELLFNNIRIHGGYNNNPTVKQFKSIFRNLIVHVEIKDTGTGNCIPLESIPILHTPSTRDPVTIINNIKMKLSHT, encoded by the exons atgagtTTTTGTGTCGTGCACGGGTGTAAAAATCGCcatagtaaaaaaaatatacaacaGATTGAACTGGAAAATAGTTCAGaacagaaaatttcatttcactt ATTTCCTAAATGTATCTTGAGGCGTAGTAAATGGCTTAAAGCTATacaattggaaaaatatatTCCCACAAAAACAGCAGCAGTTTGTTCTGCTCATTTTAAAGAAGCAGATTATGAATTGAATCATCCACAacgtaaattaaaaaaagatgcCATCCCATACTTACGTAAAGCAGAAATACGTTTAGATGTTCCGATAGATCACCAAAACACAACCTCtgttgaagaaaatataaataatgaagCTGAAAAGAATGAAGTACAGATACAAGAAATGGATGTGAAGAAAGAAGATGTAATCATAGAAGAAatggatgtgacgaaagaaGATGATACATGCTCATATAATCATCGAATGATACATCGTTCCACCAGTATATCACCTGATAGGATTATGAATTCACCAACTAAGTCTAGAATTcgaaaattatacaaaaatgaaattactgCTTTGAAAAGGAAGCTATCTGTAAGTCGTTATGAGCAAAAGAAAATGCAGAAAAAGCTGGTTTCtctaaaaaatgtattaaaagaTCTACAGAAGAGGAATCTATTAAGAACAGAAGAGAGTGACATACTACAATATTTAGATGCAGGTACGcgagaattattatttaataatatacgcATACATGGAGGATATAATAATAATCCCACtgttaaacaatttaaatcCATTTTCAGAAACTTAATAGTACATGTAGAAATAAAAGACACAGGAACTGGTAACTGTATACCTTTAGAATCTATTCCGATATTGCATACACCATCTACACGCGATCCTGTTACTATTATAAAT aatataaaaatgaagttATCACATACATAG
- the LOC114877986 gene encoding myb/SANT-like DNA-binding domain-containing protein 3, whose product MTSKKHFTEIDKNTFVAILKKFSHIVENKKSDSSTLKNKEDAWQKITQQYNMSAVISCKRNTAQLKKMWSNMTAAQRTAIMRERQSRLATGGGPAEPAAKINPEIAEIVPSLMQNAPSILSSNYTEEELANRREAIFHGVYILDDVEVDDNPICINTSQESTNITPEGNDEGREEENCNRSLQFKNLEIDQIVDSALQRKPQKAATSTAPKMDYDERRLKFERIRRTMKSEELADLKLRHEERKNQLEIELMRLLHFCSPASVVSTEFFLVKTIKRITPVSNVSH is encoded by the exons ATGACCAGTAAGAAACATTTTACCGAAATCGATAAGAATACATTCGTggcaatattaaaaaagttttCGCACATagtagaaaataagaaaagtgaCAGTTCTACTCTGAAGAACAAAGAAGATGCGTGGCAGAAAATCACACAGCAGTATAATATGTCGGCTGTGATTTCATGCAAG agaAATACTGCACAGCTTAAAAAGATGTGGAGTAATATGACGGCTGCGCAACGAACCGCGATCATGAGGGAAAGGCAATCCCGATTGGCAACAGGGGGAGGACCGGCAGAACCGGCAGCCAAAATCAACCCAGAAATAGCGGAGATCGTGCCATCGTTAATGCAGAATGCGCCAAGTATATTATCCTCCAATTACACAGAGGAAGAGTTGGCGAACAGACGCGAAGCTATATTTCATGGGGTATACATTTTGGACGATGTTGAAGTGGATGATAATCCAATTTGTATAAACACCAGTCAGGAAAGTACAAACATTACACCGGAAGGTAATGATGAGGGCCGTGAAGAAGAAAACTGCAATCGGTCCCTACAATTTAAAAACTTAGAAATTGATCAAATCGTGGACAGCGCGCTGCAGCGAAAACCGCAGAAAGCAGCCACTTCCACCGCTCCAAAGATGGATTATGATGAGAGGAGGTTGAAATTCGAGCGAATAAGACGGACAATGAAAAGCGAAGAATTGGCCGACCTAAAACTGCGGCACGAGGAACGGAAAAACCAAttggaaattgaattaatgcgATTATTACATTTCTGCAGCCCTGCTTCCGTAGTGTCTACGGAATTCTTCCTCGTCAAAACAATCAAACGGATTACTCCCGTCTCGAATGTATCGCATTGA
- the LOC114877983 gene encoding THAP domain-containing protein 2-like isoform X2, which produces MSFCVVHGCKNRHSKKNIQQIELENSSEQKISFHLFPKCILRRSKWLKAIQLEKYIPTKTAAVCSAHFKEADYELNHPQRKLKKDAIPYLRKAEIRLDVPIDHQNTTSVEENINNEAEKNEVQIQEMDVKKEDVIIEEMDVTKEDDTCSYNHRMIHRSTSISPDRIMNSPTKSRIRKLYKNEITALKRKLSVSRYEQKKMQKKLVSLKNVLKDLQKRNLLRTEESDILQYLDAEYKNEVITYIAGYILRKLRKILHC; this is translated from the exons atgagtTTTTGTGTCGTGCACGGGTGTAAAAATCGCcatagtaaaaaaaatatacaacaGATTGAACTGGAAAATAGTTCAGaacagaaaatttcatttcactt ATTTCCTAAATGTATCTTGAGGCGTAGTAAATGGCTTAAAGCTATacaattggaaaaatatatTCCCACAAAAACAGCAGCAGTTTGTTCTGCTCATTTTAAAGAAGCAGATTATGAATTGAATCATCCACAacgtaaattaaaaaaagatgcCATCCCATACTTACGTAAAGCAGAAATACGTTTAGATGTTCCGATAGATCACCAAAACACAACCTCtgttgaagaaaatataaataatgaagCTGAAAAGAATGAAGTACAGATACAAGAAATGGATGTGAAGAAAGAAGATGTAATCATAGAAGAAatggatgtgacgaaagaaGATGATACATGCTCATATAATCATCGAATGATACATCGTTCCACCAGTATATCACCTGATAGGATTATGAATTCACCAACTAAGTCTAGAATTcgaaaattatacaaaaatgaaattactgCTTTGAAAAGGAAGCTATCTGTAAGTCGTTATGAGCAAAAGAAAATGCAGAAAAAGCTGGTTTCtctaaaaaatgtattaaaagaTCTACAGAAGAGGAATCTATTAAGAACAGAAGAGAGTGACATACTACAATATTTAGATGCAG aatataaaaatgaagttATCACATACATAGCTGGTTATATATTAAGAAAACTGAGGAAAATTTTGCATTGTTGa
- the LOC114878004 gene encoding solute carrier family 35 member E1 homolog, whose protein sequence is MDDRRNSREVATILFLCLLWYGISSSSNVVGKMLLSEFPYPMTVTMVQLTSITIYSGPFFNLWGVRKYASNIPWGYYLRLIVPLALGKFLANVFSHVSIWKVPVSYAHTVKATMPFFTVLLSRIILREKQTWKVYLSLVPIVVGVAVATLTELSFNMIGLLSALASTMAFSLQNIYSKKVLRDTGIHHLRLLHILGRLALILFLPIWLMYDLRRLIYDPTTHGSAYLSSNIIGLLFLDGVLNWFQNIIAFSVLSIVTPLTYAVASASKRIFVIAVTLLVLGNPVTWLNVFGMTLAIIGVLYYNKAKYDQRLEKESETALPKYYDKNRNGDSSSSFMINGWTGKKQQLYAV, encoded by the exons ATGGACGATCGCCGAAACAGCCGGGAGGTGGCCACCATATTGTTTCTGTGCCTACTGTGGTACGGAATATCGAGCAGCAGCAACGTGGTAGGGAAAATGTTGCTCTCGGAGTTTCCCTATCCGATGACAGTAACGATGGTCCAGTTAACCTCCATCACCATCTACTCCGGACCGTTTTTCAATTTATGGGGTGTACGAAAGTACGCCTCGAATATCCCATGGGGATATTATTTGAGGTTGATCGTGCCACTCGCCCTGGGCAAATTTTTGGCAAATGTATTCAGCCACGTCAGCATTTGGAAAGTGCCTGTCTCCTATGCTCATACTG TGAAGGCTACAATGCCCTTCTTTACGGTGCTGCTGTCAAGAATCATACTAAGGGAAAAGCAGACCTGGAAGGTGTACCTTAGCTTGGTTCCGATCGTTGTAGGCGTGGCTGTTGCCACACTGACGGAGCTCAGTTTCAACATGATCGGTTTGCTGAGTGCCTTAGCATCCACCATGGCATTCtcattgcaaaatatttattccaaGAAG GTCCTACGCGACACTGGAATACATCATCTAAGGCTGTTACATATTCTGGGTCGTTTAGCATTGATTCTCTTTCTTCCTATATGGCTAATGTACGACTTAAGGCGATTGATATACGACCCAACTACCCATGGGTCAGCGTATTTAAGTTCTAACATAATAGGATTGTTATTTCTGGACGGTGTATTGAACTGGTTTCAAAATATCATCGCCTTCTCGGTACTGTCCATTGTTACACCTTTGACGTACGCGGTAGCCAGTGCTAGCAAGCGTATATTTGTAATTGCAGTGACTTTGCTAGTGCTCGGTAATCCTGTGACATGGTTGAATGTATTCGGAATGACACTGGCCATCATCGGTGTATTGTACTACAACAAAGCCAAGTACGATCAGAGATTGGAGAAAGAGAGTGAAACAGCTCTTCCAAAGTATTACGATAAGAATCGTAACGGCGACAGTAGTAGTTCCTTCATGATAAATGGATGGACTGGAAAGAAGCAACAACTGTATGCAGTCTAG
- the LOC114877983 gene encoding THAP domain-containing protein 2-like isoform X3 has product MSFCVVHGCKNRHSKKNIQQIELENSSEQKISFHLFPKCILRRSKWLKAIQLEKYIPTKTAAVCSAHFKEADYELNHPQRKLKKDAIPYLRKAEIRLDVPIDHQNTTSVEENINNEAEKNEVQIQEMDVKKEDVIIEEMDVTKEDDTCSYNHRMIHRSTSISPDRIMNSPTKSRIRKLYKNEITALKRKLSVSRYEQKKMQKKLVSLKNVLKDLQKRNLLRTEESDILQYLDAET; this is encoded by the exons atgagtTTTTGTGTCGTGCACGGGTGTAAAAATCGCcatagtaaaaaaaatatacaacaGATTGAACTGGAAAATAGTTCAGaacagaaaatttcatttcactt ATTTCCTAAATGTATCTTGAGGCGTAGTAAATGGCTTAAAGCTATacaattggaaaaatatatTCCCACAAAAACAGCAGCAGTTTGTTCTGCTCATTTTAAAGAAGCAGATTATGAATTGAATCATCCACAacgtaaattaaaaaaagatgcCATCCCATACTTACGTAAAGCAGAAATACGTTTAGATGTTCCGATAGATCACCAAAACACAACCTCtgttgaagaaaatataaataatgaagCTGAAAAGAATGAAGTACAGATACAAGAAATGGATGTGAAGAAAGAAGATGTAATCATAGAAGAAatggatgtgacgaaagaaGATGATACATGCTCATATAATCATCGAATGATACATCGTTCCACCAGTATATCACCTGATAGGATTATGAATTCACCAACTAAGTCTAGAATTcgaaaattatacaaaaatgaaattactgCTTTGAAAAGGAAGCTATCTGTAAGTCGTTATGAGCAAAAGAAAATGCAGAAAAAGCTGGTTTCtctaaaaaatgtattaaaagaTCTACAGAAGAGGAATCTATTAAGAACAGAAGAGAGTGACATACTACAATATTTAGATGCAG AAACTTAA